The proteins below are encoded in one region of Streptomyces sp. NBC_00490:
- a CDS encoding glycosyltransferase, producing MIVKNEAHVIRRCLESVLPLVDTWVILDTGSTDGTQDIIRETLADLPGTLYESPWKGFDLSRTEAIERARESARYLLFIDADDVMETDPGFTMPELTHDCYDFAVHHGPVIHWRPTMVSTRLPWRYVGVLHEYLECDGRFDRAPLDGVRMVIMGGGGRLQGSERKKYLRDAAILKDGLAKEPDNARYAFYLAQSWRDADEPAKALAAYDRRAAMDGFAEEAFCARLYAARLARTLKRKTPEVMARFLEAHEYRPTRAEPLGELAHLCRVQGNRWPLAYLFARRATEIPRPDDILFVEHGWYDWQALDELAVAAYWMGAYRESLECCEQLLDGGKLPEAHRERVTANRGFARDRLTVGAPRPEPV from the coding sequence ATGATCGTCAAGAACGAGGCGCATGTGATCCGGCGCTGCCTCGAATCCGTGCTCCCCCTCGTCGACACGTGGGTGATCCTCGACACGGGCTCGACCGACGGAACCCAGGACATCATCCGCGAGACACTCGCCGACCTCCCCGGAACGCTGTACGAGAGCCCGTGGAAAGGCTTCGACCTGAGCCGCACGGAGGCGATCGAACGGGCGCGGGAGAGCGCGCGCTATCTCCTGTTCATCGACGCCGACGACGTGATGGAGACCGACCCCGGCTTCACCATGCCGGAACTCACCCACGACTGCTACGACTTCGCGGTGCACCACGGCCCGGTCATCCACTGGCGCCCGACGATGGTGTCGACCCGGCTCCCCTGGCGGTACGTCGGCGTCCTGCACGAGTACCTGGAGTGCGACGGCCGGTTCGACCGGGCGCCTCTCGACGGCGTACGCATGGTCATCATGGGCGGCGGGGGACGGTTGCAGGGCAGCGAGCGCAAGAAGTACCTGCGGGACGCCGCGATCCTGAAGGACGGTCTCGCCAAGGAACCCGACAACGCCCGGTACGCCTTCTACCTCGCCCAGAGCTGGCGTGACGCCGACGAACCGGCGAAGGCACTCGCCGCCTACGACCGGCGCGCGGCCATGGACGGCTTCGCCGAGGAGGCGTTCTGCGCCCGTCTCTACGCCGCCCGACTGGCCCGGACGCTGAAGCGCAAGACGCCCGAGGTCATGGCCCGCTTCCTGGAGGCCCACGAGTACCGGCCCACCCGGGCCGAACCGCTCGGCGAGCTCGCCCACCTGTGCCGCGTCCAGGGGAATCGCTGGCCGCTCGCCTACCTGTTCGCGCGCCGCGCGACGGAGATCCCGCGGCCCGACGACATCCTCTTCGTCGAACACGGCTGGTACGACTGGCAGGCCCTGGACGAACTGGCGGTGGCGGCCTACTGGATGGGCGCGTACCGCGAGTCACTGGAGTGCTGCGAGCAACTCCTGGACGGCGGAAAACTGCCCGAAGCCCACCGCGAACGCGTCACCGCCAACCGCGGCTTCGCCCGCGACCGCCTGACCGTGGGCGCACCCCGCCCCGAGCCGGTATGA
- a CDS encoding CYTH and CHAD domain-containing protein, translating to MADTKREIERKYESDDSGLPDLTGVAGVAAVLDKGVAQLDATYYDTRGEHLAAASITLRRRTGGSDAGWHLKFPVSPGVRDEIRAALSDTVPRVLTGLVRSRVRDRELLPVVRLVSDRDVRHLVDADGGLLAEVSVDAVRAERLTGGDGVAQWTEIEVELADGGDPAFLDKVEKRLKKTGVRPSASASKLARALTETGGAKRRKRVRKAPETAGDHVMAYIRAQRDAIVELDPAVRRDVDDSVHRMRVATRRLRSAFTSYGKVLDRTVTDPIGAELKWLAGELGVDRDHEVLTERLTAALDGLPRALLTDQVRTRLRTWSHARPGGSRSRLIAVLDGKRYLDLLAVLDAVVDGPPLLKAAGGQPSEVISTAVRKDFGKLTELVERAVKLSPGADRDLAIHEARKKCKRTRYSAEAAAAALGEPAVDLARSMKSLQGLLGDHQDSVMTREALSDIAGQAHAAGESGFTYGVLYGREERRAELVELDLPVTWPSIKSAMGV from the coding sequence ATGGCGGACACGAAGCGCGAGATCGAGCGGAAGTACGAGTCCGACGACAGCGGGCTGCCGGACCTCACCGGCGTCGCCGGGGTAGCGGCCGTCCTCGACAAGGGTGTCGCACAACTGGACGCCACCTACTACGACACCCGGGGCGAACACCTCGCCGCCGCCTCGATCACCCTGCGCCGCCGTACCGGCGGCTCCGACGCCGGCTGGCATCTGAAGTTCCCCGTCTCGCCCGGGGTACGGGACGAGATCCGGGCGGCCCTCTCCGACACCGTCCCGCGCGTTCTCACGGGCCTGGTCCGCTCACGCGTCCGCGACCGCGAGCTGCTGCCCGTGGTCCGGCTGGTCTCCGACCGGGACGTCCGCCATCTCGTCGACGCCGACGGCGGGCTGCTCGCCGAGGTCAGCGTGGACGCCGTCCGCGCCGAGCGGCTCACCGGGGGCGACGGTGTCGCCCAGTGGACCGAGATCGAGGTCGAGCTCGCCGACGGCGGCGACCCGGCCTTCCTCGACAAGGTCGAGAAACGGCTGAAGAAGACCGGCGTACGGCCCTCCGCGTCGGCCTCGAAACTGGCCCGGGCGCTGACGGAGACCGGCGGGGCGAAGCGGCGGAAGCGGGTCAGGAAGGCGCCGGAGACCGCCGGGGACCATGTGATGGCCTACATCCGCGCCCAGCGGGACGCGATCGTCGAGCTCGACCCCGCCGTCCGGCGGGACGTGGACGACTCCGTGCACCGCATGCGCGTCGCCACCCGGCGGCTGCGCAGCGCCTTCACGTCGTACGGGAAAGTCCTCGACCGCACCGTCACCGACCCGATCGGCGCGGAGCTGAAGTGGCTCGCGGGCGAGCTGGGCGTGGACCGGGACCACGAGGTGCTGACGGAGCGTCTGACCGCCGCCCTCGACGGACTGCCGCGGGCGCTGCTGACCGACCAGGTGCGCACCCGGCTGCGCACCTGGTCGCACGCGCGGCCCGGCGGCTCGCGCAGCCGTCTGATCGCCGTACTCGACGGAAAGCGGTACCTGGACCTGCTGGCCGTGCTGGACGCCGTGGTGGACGGGCCGCCGCTGCTGAAGGCGGCCGGCGGGCAGCCGTCGGAGGTGATCTCCACGGCCGTACGGAAGGACTTCGGGAAGCTGACGGAGCTGGTCGAGCGGGCGGTGAAGCTGTCGCCGGGCGCCGACCGGGACCTCGCGATCCACGAGGCGCGCAAGAAGTGCAAGCGGACGAGGTATTCGGCGGAGGCGGCGGCCGCGGCCCTCGGCGAGCCCGCCGTCGACCTGGCCCGCTCGATGAAGTCCCTCCAGGGCCTGCTCGGTGATCACCAGGACAGCGTGATGACCCGCGAGGCCCTGAGTGATATCGCAGGTCAGGCCCATGCGGCGGGGGAGAGCGGGTTCACGTACGGGGTGCTGTACGGGCGCGAGGAGCGGCGGGCCGAGCTGGTCGAGCTGGACCTTCCCGTGACGTGGCCGTCGATCAAGAGCGCGATGGGGGTCTGA
- a CDS encoding TIGR03960 family B12-binding radical SAM protein produces the protein MPAEDAAAAESVFPQLEALLPHVQKPIQYVGGELNSTVKPWESTDVRWALMYPDAYEVGLPNQGVMILYEVLNEQEGVLAERTYSVWPDLEALMREHAVPQFTVDSHRPVKAFDVFGLSFSTELGYTNMLTALDLAGIPLESKDRGLDDPIVLAGGHAAFNPEPIADFIDAAIIGDGEQAVLDMTRIIREWKAEGRPGGREEVLFRLAKTGSVYIPAFYDVEYLPDGRIGRVVPNKSGVPWRVSKHTVMDLDEWPYPKQPLVPLAETVHERMSVEIFRGCTRGCRFCQAGMITRPVRERSITGIGEMVEKGLKATGFEEVGLLSLSSADHSEIGDIAKGLADRYEEDKVGLSLPSTRVDAFNVDLANELTRNGRRSGLTFAPEGGSERMRKVINKMVSEEDLIRTVATAYGNGWRQVKLYFMCGLPTETDDDVMQIADMAMNVIQKGREVSGANDIRCTVSIGGFVPKPHTPFQWAPQLSAEDTDARLEKLRDKIRGDKKYGRSIGFRYHDGKPGIVEGLLSRGDRRIGAVIRAVYEDGGRFDGWREHFSYDRWMRCADKALAGSGVDVGWYTTRERSYEEVLPWDHLDSGLDKDWLWEDWQDALDETEVEDCRWTPCFDCGVCPQMDTSIQIGPTGKKLLPLTVKNADPAPAGHTH, from the coding sequence ATGCCTGCCGAAGACGCTGCGGCCGCCGAGTCTGTGTTCCCGCAGCTCGAAGCTCTGCTCCCGCATGTGCAGAAGCCGATCCAGTACGTCGGCGGAGAACTCAACTCCACGGTCAAGCCGTGGGAGTCCACCGATGTCCGCTGGGCGCTCATGTACCCGGACGCCTACGAGGTGGGCCTGCCCAACCAGGGCGTCATGATCCTCTACGAGGTCCTCAACGAGCAGGAGGGCGTCCTCGCCGAGCGCACGTACAGCGTGTGGCCGGACCTGGAGGCGCTGATGCGGGAGCACGCCGTCCCGCAGTTCACGGTGGACAGCCACCGGCCGGTGAAGGCCTTCGACGTGTTCGGGCTCAGCTTCTCCACCGAGCTCGGCTACACCAACATGCTGACGGCGCTGGACCTGGCGGGCATCCCGCTGGAGTCGAAGGACCGCGGTCTCGACGACCCGATCGTGCTGGCCGGCGGCCACGCCGCCTTCAACCCCGAGCCGATCGCGGACTTCATCGACGCGGCGATCATCGGCGACGGCGAGCAGGCCGTGCTCGACATGACGCGGATCATCCGCGAGTGGAAGGCGGAGGGCCGGCCGGGCGGCCGCGAGGAGGTCCTCTTCCGCCTCGCGAAGACGGGCTCGGTCTACATTCCGGCGTTCTACGACGTGGAGTACCTCCCCGACGGCCGGATCGGCCGAGTCGTACCGAACAAGTCCGGTGTCCCGTGGCGGGTGTCCAAGCACACCGTCATGGACCTGGACGAGTGGCCCTACCCCAAGCAGCCGCTGGTCCCGCTCGCCGAGACGGTCCACGAGCGCATGTCGGTGGAGATCTTCCGCGGCTGCACCCGCGGCTGCCGCTTCTGCCAGGCGGGCATGATCACCCGCCCGGTGCGCGAGCGCTCGATCACGGGCATCGGCGAGATGGTCGAGAAGGGCCTCAAGGCGACGGGCTTCGAGGAGGTCGGCCTGCTGTCCCTGTCGTCGGCGGACCACTCGGAGATCGGCGACATCGCCAAGGGCCTGGCGGACCGGTACGAGGAGGACAAGGTCGGTCTGTCCCTCCCCTCCACCCGCGTCGACGCGTTCAACGTGGACCTGGCCAACGAGCTGACGCGCAACGGCCGCCGCTCGGGTCTGACCTTCGCTCCCGAGGGCGGCTCGGAGCGGATGCGCAAGGTCATCAACAAGATGGTGTCCGAGGAGGACCTCATCCGGACGGTGGCCACGGCGTACGGCAACGGCTGGCGCCAGGTGAAGCTGTACTTCATGTGCGGTCTGCCCACCGAGACCGACGACGACGTCATGCAGATCGCCGACATGGCGATGAACGTCATCCAGAAGGGCCGCGAGGTCTCCGGCGCCAACGACATCCGCTGCACGGTCTCCATCGGCGGCTTCGTCCCCAAGCCCCACACACCGTTCCAGTGGGCGCCCCAGCTCTCCGCCGAGGACACCGACGCCCGCCTGGAGAAGCTCCGCGACAAGATCCGCGGCGACAAGAAGTACGGCCGCTCCATCGGCTTCCGCTACCACGACGGCAAGCCCGGCATCGTGGAGGGCCTGCTCTCCCGCGGCGACCGCCGTATCGGCGCCGTCATCCGCGCGGTCTACGAGGACGGCGGCCGCTTCGACGGCTGGCGCGAGCACTTCTCGTACGACCGGTGGATGCGGTGCGCCGACAAGGCGCTGGCCGGCTCCGGCGTCGATGTCGGCTGGTACACGACGCGCGAGCGCTCGTACGAGGAGGTCCTGCCCTGGGACCACCTGGACTCCGGCCTCGACAAGGACTGGCTCTGGGAGGACTGGCAGGACGCGCTCGACGAGACGGAGGTCGAGGACTGCCGGTGGACGCCGTGCTTCGACTGCGGGGTGTGCCCGCAGATGGACACGTCCATCCAGATCGGCCCCACGGGCAAGAAGCTGCTGCCGCTGACGGTGAAGAACGCTGACCCGGCCCCGGCCGGGCACACCCACTGA